From a region of the Chlorocebus sabaeus isolate Y175 chromosome 23, mChlSab1.0.hap1, whole genome shotgun sequence genome:
- the GARIN3 gene encoding Golgi-associated RAB2 interactor protein 3, with product MKRTMSNESCLPYYTARSYYSMSAFKTSMGDLQRQLYKRGEYDIFKYAPMFESNFIQINKKGEVIDVHNRVRMVTVGIVCTSPILPLPDVMVLARPTKLCEEHVIQGWFAKGRGRRPVKTLELTRLLPLKFVKISIHDREKQQLRLKLATGRTFYLQLCPSSDTREDLFCYWEKLVYLLRPPVESYCSTPTLLTGDTAPEDNKSLVAAELHRERDQSETGLHKPCDVSAATSSAYAGGEGIQRASHRTASAASLSRSTPGTAEGAAARTAGGIAVAGTATGPRTDVAIAGAATSPATGAVSIAATKSAGPGQVTAALAGAAIKNPGENESSKSMAGAANISSDGISLALVGAASTSSAGTSTSMAGTTSLSQDSSLSAAFAGSMTTSKCAAERTEGPAMGPLISTLQSEGYMSERDGSQKVSPPSAEAWNDKKERREKKDRHPSRKSSHHRKASESHRRTAGDKNQKPSSRRSVSGHKNMRDDKKEKGHSNVRGKRHSSSRKSSTHSSTKKESRTTHELGKNRSASSTGALRKKASKISSFLRSLRATPGSKARVTSHDREVDIVAKVVEKQNIEAKVEKAQGGQELEMISGTVTSETTETIIFETKSI from the exons ATGAAGAGAACTATGAGCAATGAATCTTGTTTACCTTATTACACAGCCCGCAGCTACTATTCAATGAGTGCGTTCAAAACCTCCATGGGGGACCTGCAGCGACAATTGTACAAGAGAGGAGAGTATGACATTTTCAAGTATGCACCGATGTTCGAGAGTAATTTTattcagataaacaaaaaggGAGAAGTGATTGATGTACACAACCGTGTCCgaatggtgacagtgggcatcgtCTGCACCAGCCCCATCCTCCCACTGCCTGATGTCATGGTGCTGGCCCGACCAACTAAACTCTGTGAAGAGCATGTCATACAGGGCTGGTTTGCCAAGGGGAGAGGTCGCAGGCCCGTCAAGACTCTAGAGCTCACGAGACTGCTTCCCTTGAAGTTTGTGAAGATCTCCATCCACGATCGTGAGAAACAGCAGCTGCGCCTGAAACTCGCCACTGGCCGTACTTTTTATCTGCAGCTGTGTCCCTCTTCTGACACACGGGAAGATCTCTTTTGCTATTGGGAAAAACTTGTCTATCTCCTGAGGCCACCAGTAGAGAGTTACTGCAGTACCCCGACACTTCTAACTGGGGACACAGCACCCGAAGACAACAAAAGCCTAGTG GCTGCAGAGCTCCACAGAGAAAGGGATCAGAGTGAGACTGGGCTCCACAAGCCTTGTGATGTATCTGCAGCCACCTCTTCTGCTTATGCTGGGGGAGAGGGAATCCAACGTGCCTCCCACAGAACGGCTAGTGCAGCTTCTCTATCCCGGAGCACTCCAGGGACTGCTGAAGGAGCAGCAGCCAGGACAGCAGGTGGCATAGCAGTGGCAGGAACAGCAACAGGCCCTAGAACAGATGTGGCAATAGCAGGGGCAGCAACGAGTCCTGCAACAGGCGCTGTGAGCATAGCAGCAACCAAATCTGCAGGCCCAGGCCAGGTGACCGCAGCGCTGGCGGGAGCAGCCATCAAAAATCCAGGAGAAAACGAATCCAGCAAGTCCATGGCAGGTGCTGCCAACATATCCTCAGATGGTATTAGCTTGGCCTTGGTGGGTGCCGCAAGCACCTCCTCGGCAGGTACTTCCACCTCGATGGCGGGGACCACCAGTCTCTCCCAAGACAGCAGCTTGAGTGCGGCGTTTGCAGGCAGTATGACGACCAGCAAGTGTGCAGCAGAAAGAACTGAAGGGCCAGCCATGGGGCCCCTCATCTCCACCTTGCAGAGCGAAGGCTACATGAGTGAGCGAGATGGAAGCCAGAAAGTTTCCCCGCCCAGTGCTGAAGCCTGGaatgacaaaaaggaaagaagagaaaagaaggacagACATCCCAGTAGGAAAAGTTCTCATCACCGCAAGGCAAGTGAAAGTCACCGCAGGACAGCGGGGGACAAGAATCAGAAACCGTCCTCCCGCCGGTCTGTATCTGGCCATAAAAACATGAGagatgacaaaaaagaaaaagggcacaGCAACGTGAGGGGCAAGCGACATAGCTCCTCTCGCAAGAGCTCCACCCACAGCTCCACCAAAAAGGAGTCGAGAACAACTCACGAACTGGGGAAGAACCGATCTGCATCTAGCACAGGAGCTTTACGTAAGAAAGCCAGTAAGATCAGCTCGTTTTTAAGGAGCCTCAGGGCCACTCCTGGTTCAAAAGCAAGGGTCACATCACACGACAGAGAGGTAGATATCGTGGCTAAGGTGGTGGAGAAGCAAAACATAGAGGCCAAAGTGGAGAAAGCCCAGGGTGGCCAGGAGCTGGAGATGATCAGCGGCACTGTGACATCCGAGACCACGGAAACGATCATCTTTGAAACCAAATCCATTTAA